In the genome of Hymenobacter cellulosivorans, one region contains:
- the metH gene encoding methionine synthase, which produces MQPATLRRPDSPLYDILQQRILVLDGAMGTMIQRHTLDEADFRGTRFVDHPKPLRGNNDLLSLTRPDIIRGIHADYFAAGADMVETNTFSGTTIAQADYGLEHIVYELNYESARIAKEVADEFTAQNPAKPRFVAGAIGPTNRTASLSPDVNRPGFRAVTFDELATAYLEQVRGLVEGGSDTLLIETIFDTLNAKAALFAVQKFFDEGGKVVPVMISGTITDASGRTLSGQTVEAFWNSISHLPLLSVGLNCALGADQLQVYVKELSRIADVHISAYPNAGLPNAFGGYDESAQEFAAVVENYLKDGIVTVAGGCCGTTPQHIAELAKLAEKYPPRQLHPVPQATRLAGLEPFGIYPDSLFVNVGERCNVTGSRAFARLIRTGAYEQALQVARDQVEGGAQVLDVNMDEGMLDSEQAMTTFLNLIASEPDISRVPVMIDSSKWSVLEAGLKCVQGKSIVNSISLKEGEEVFRERARTVRAYGAAMVVMAFDENGQADSFEKRIEICKRSYDILVNEVGFPAQDIIFDPNILTVGTGMEEHRNYALDFIEAIRWIKQNLPGALTSGGVSNISFSFRGNDVVREAMHSAFLYHAIRAGLDMGIVNPSQLAVYDEVPKDLLELVEDVLLNRRPDATERLVEFADTVKQKDKTEVVADAWRSLPVAERLQHALVKGITEFIDQDTEEVRQQVSRPLEVIEGPLMAGMNVVGDLFGAGKMFLPQVVKSARVMKKAVAYLEPYLLADKQGSERQTAGKILLATVKGDVHDIGKNIVGVVLACNNFDIVDLGVMVPLERILDEAVKQQVDVIGLSGLITPSLDEMVYVAQEMEKRGLKTPLLIGGATTSRLHAAVKIAPNYSGPVVHVHDASRSVGVAASLLGSSHETYARAVHDEYTTLRNDYAGRQREKNYLPIESARANGFKSDWDEVAITKPTFLGTKVLDNYPLAELAEYIDWTPFFHTWELRGRYPRILEDESLGEAATKLFADAQAMLQKVIAENLLTARAVVGFWPANTVDYDTIEVYTDEQRNTLTTEFFTLRQQGEKGPGIPNIAFSDFLAPKESGRADYLGGFAVTAGLGIEKLIEQFEADHDDYSVIMIKALADRLAEAFAERLHQRVREEFWGYASDEKLSNDDLIQEKYRGVRPAPGYPGCPDHTEKITLFELLDAENQTNIRLTENLAMYPASSVSGLYYAHPESRYFGLGKIGRDQVEDIARRKNMPVPELERWLSPNLNYDPTAVPVTAL; this is translated from the coding sequence ATGCAACCAGCCACGCTCCGCCGCCCCGACTCCCCGCTTTACGATATTCTCCAGCAGCGCATCCTTGTGCTCGATGGCGCCATGGGCACCATGATTCAGCGCCACACGCTGGACGAGGCTGACTTCCGTGGCACCCGTTTCGTGGACCACCCCAAGCCCCTGCGCGGCAACAACGACCTGCTCAGCCTGACCCGCCCCGACATCATCCGGGGTATTCACGCCGACTACTTCGCGGCCGGGGCCGACATGGTGGAAACCAACACCTTCAGTGGCACCACCATTGCCCAGGCCGACTACGGGCTGGAGCATATCGTGTATGAGCTCAACTATGAGTCGGCGCGCATTGCCAAGGAAGTAGCCGACGAGTTTACGGCCCAGAATCCCGCCAAGCCCCGCTTCGTGGCCGGTGCTATCGGACCCACGAACCGTACGGCCTCCTTGTCGCCCGACGTGAACCGGCCCGGCTTCCGCGCCGTGACCTTCGACGAGCTAGCCACGGCCTACCTGGAGCAGGTGCGCGGCTTGGTAGAAGGGGGCTCCGATACGCTGCTCATCGAAACCATCTTCGACACGCTCAACGCCAAGGCCGCTTTGTTTGCGGTGCAGAAGTTCTTCGACGAGGGCGGCAAAGTCGTGCCGGTCATGATTTCGGGTACCATCACCGATGCCTCGGGCCGCACGCTGAGCGGGCAGACGGTGGAGGCGTTCTGGAACTCTATCAGCCACCTGCCGCTGCTGAGCGTAGGTTTGAACTGCGCTTTGGGCGCCGACCAGCTCCAGGTGTACGTGAAAGAGCTGAGCCGTATTGCCGACGTGCACATTTCGGCCTACCCCAACGCCGGCCTGCCCAACGCCTTCGGCGGCTACGACGAGTCGGCCCAGGAATTCGCGGCCGTGGTGGAAAACTACCTCAAGGACGGCATCGTGACGGTGGCCGGCGGTTGTTGCGGCACCACCCCCCAGCACATTGCCGAGCTGGCTAAGCTGGCCGAGAAGTATCCGCCCCGCCAGCTCCACCCCGTCCCCCAGGCTACCCGCCTGGCTGGCCTGGAGCCCTTCGGCATTTATCCTGATTCGCTGTTTGTCAACGTGGGGGAGCGGTGCAACGTGACCGGCTCCCGGGCCTTTGCCCGCCTCATCCGCACCGGCGCCTACGAGCAGGCCCTGCAGGTAGCCCGCGACCAGGTGGAGGGCGGCGCCCAGGTCCTCGACGTGAACATGGACGAAGGCATGCTCGACTCGGAGCAGGCCATGACGACGTTTCTGAACCTGATTGCCTCCGAGCCCGACATTTCCCGGGTGCCGGTCATGATTGACTCCTCGAAGTGGAGCGTGCTCGAAGCCGGCCTCAAGTGCGTGCAGGGCAAGAGCATCGTCAACTCGATTTCCTTGAAGGAAGGCGAGGAAGTATTCAGGGAGCGGGCCCGCACCGTGCGCGCCTACGGGGCCGCCATGGTGGTCATGGCCTTCGACGAAAACGGCCAGGCCGACTCCTTCGAGAAGCGCATCGAAATCTGTAAGCGCAGCTACGACATTCTGGTCAATGAAGTCGGCTTCCCGGCCCAGGACATCATTTTCGACCCCAACATCCTGACTGTGGGCACCGGCATGGAAGAACACCGCAACTACGCGCTGGACTTCATCGAGGCCATTCGCTGGATCAAGCAGAACCTGCCCGGCGCTCTGACTTCCGGGGGCGTGTCGAACATCAGCTTCAGCTTCCGCGGCAACGACGTGGTGCGCGAGGCCATGCACTCGGCCTTCCTCTACCACGCCATCCGAGCTGGCCTCGACATGGGCATCGTCAACCCCAGCCAATTGGCCGTGTACGACGAAGTACCCAAGGACCTGCTCGAGCTGGTGGAAGACGTGCTGCTCAACCGCCGCCCTGATGCCACCGAGCGCCTCGTCGAGTTTGCTGACACCGTCAAGCAGAAAGACAAAACCGAAGTGGTAGCCGACGCCTGGCGCAGTCTGCCAGTAGCCGAGCGGCTGCAACACGCTTTGGTTAAAGGCATTACCGAATTTATCGACCAGGACACCGAGGAGGTACGCCAGCAGGTTAGCCGCCCCCTGGAAGTCATCGAAGGCCCGCTGATGGCCGGTATGAACGTGGTAGGTGACCTGTTTGGGGCTGGCAAAATGTTCCTGCCCCAGGTGGTAAAATCGGCCCGGGTGATGAAAAAGGCCGTGGCCTACCTGGAACCTTACCTATTGGCCGACAAGCAAGGCTCGGAACGGCAGACGGCGGGTAAAATCCTGCTGGCTACGGTAAAAGGCGACGTGCATGACATCGGCAAGAACATCGTGGGTGTGGTGCTGGCCTGCAACAACTTCGACATCGTGGACCTGGGCGTGATGGTGCCCCTGGAGCGGATTCTAGACGAGGCCGTCAAGCAGCAGGTCGACGTTATCGGCCTCAGCGGTTTGATTACGCCCTCGCTGGATGAAATGGTGTACGTGGCCCAGGAAATGGAAAAGCGCGGCCTCAAGACCCCACTGCTCATCGGCGGTGCCACTACCTCCCGCCTGCACGCGGCGGTGAAGATTGCGCCCAACTACTCGGGACCTGTGGTGCACGTGCACGACGCCTCCCGCTCGGTGGGCGTGGCCGCCAGCCTGCTCGGCTCCAGCCACGAAACCTACGCCCGCGCCGTCCACGACGAGTACACGACCCTGCGTAACGACTACGCCGGCCGGCAGCGCGAGAAAAACTACCTGCCCATCGAATCGGCCCGGGCCAACGGCTTCAAATCGGACTGGGACGAGGTGGCTATTACCAAGCCCACTTTCCTGGGCACTAAGGTCCTCGACAACTACCCCCTGGCCGAGCTGGCTGAGTACATCGACTGGACGCCCTTCTTTCACACCTGGGAGCTGAGAGGCCGTTACCCGCGCATTCTGGAAGACGAAAGCCTGGGGGAAGCCGCCACTAAACTCTTCGCCGATGCCCAGGCCATGCTCCAGAAAGTCATTGCCGAAAACCTGCTCACGGCCCGGGCCGTGGTCGGCTTCTGGCCCGCCAACACCGTCGACTACGACACGATTGAAGTGTATACCGACGAGCAGCGCAACACCCTGACTACCGAGTTCTTCACCTTGCGCCAGCAGGGCGAAAAAGGCCCCGGCATCCCCAACATTGCCTTCTCCGACTTCCTGGCCCCCAAAGAATCGGGCCGGGCAGACTACCTCGGCGGCTTTGCCGTCACGGCCGGGCTGGGTATCGAGAAGCTCATCGAGCAGTTTGAGGCCGACCACGACGACTACTCGGTCATCATGATTAAGGCCCTGGCCGACCGGTTGGCCGAAGCCTTTGCCGAGCGGCTGCACCAGCGGGTGCGGGAAGAGTTCTGGGGCTATGCCTCCGACGAAAAGCTCAGCAACGACGACCTGATTCAGGAGAAGTATCGCGGGGTGCGGCCCGCGCCCGGCTACCCCGGCTGCCCCGACCACACCGAGAAAATCACCCTGTTCGAGCTTCTCGACGCCGAAAACCAAACCAACATCCGGCTGACCGAAAACCTGGCCATGTACCCGGCTTCCTCGGTCAGCGGCCTATACTACGCCCACCCCGAGTCGCGCTACTTCGGCCTGGGCAAAATCGGGCGCGACCAGGTCGAAGACATTGCCCGCCGCAAAAACATGCCGGTGCCGGAGCTGGAGCGGTGGTTGTCGCCCAACCTGAACTACGACCCCACTGCCGTGCCCGTCACGGCGCTGTAA
- the metF gene encoding methylenetetrahydrofolate reductase [NAD(P)H] — translation MKVTEHLSRANGKTLFSFEVLPPKKGENIHTLFSNIEPLLEFKPPFIDVTYHREEYVYRQHPNGLLEKKTVRRRPGTVGICAAIKNRFDVDTVPHLICGGFSKEETENALIDLHFLGIDNVLALRGDPIKSEGHFKPEPDGHAYACDLIGQVSNLNKGEYLDEEQDDTWATDFCIGTAGYPEKHFEAPNYGADLRYLKHKVDRGAEYIVTQMFFDNEQYFNFEKRCREAGINVPIIPGLKPLTTKGQLTMLPRSFYLNIPEELAEAVHQAPDNEAARNIGIEWCINQSKELMAHGVPCLHYYSMGKSESIRRVAAALF, via the coding sequence ATGAAAGTAACCGAACACCTGTCCCGCGCCAACGGCAAAACGCTGTTTTCCTTCGAAGTCCTGCCGCCCAAGAAGGGGGAAAATATCCACACACTCTTCTCTAACATCGAGCCCCTGCTGGAATTCAAGCCGCCGTTTATCGATGTGACCTACCACCGCGAGGAATACGTGTACCGCCAGCATCCCAACGGTTTGCTGGAAAAGAAAACCGTGCGCCGCCGCCCCGGCACGGTCGGTATCTGCGCGGCCATCAAAAACCGCTTCGACGTCGACACCGTGCCCCACCTGATCTGCGGGGGTTTCTCGAAAGAGGAAACCGAAAACGCCCTGATTGACCTGCACTTCCTGGGCATCGACAACGTGCTGGCCCTGCGCGGCGACCCAATTAAGAGCGAAGGCCACTTCAAGCCCGAGCCCGACGGCCACGCCTACGCCTGCGACCTGATTGGGCAGGTTTCCAACCTCAACAAGGGCGAATACCTGGACGAGGAACAGGACGATACCTGGGCTACCGACTTCTGCATCGGGACGGCCGGCTACCCCGAAAAGCACTTTGAGGCCCCCAACTACGGGGCCGACCTGCGCTACCTCAAGCACAAGGTAGACCGGGGTGCCGAGTACATCGTGACCCAGATGTTTTTCGACAACGAGCAGTACTTCAACTTCGAGAAGCGCTGCCGGGAGGCCGGTATCAACGTGCCCATTATTCCTGGCCTCAAACCCCTGACGACCAAGGGCCAGCTCACGATGCTACCCCGCTCCTTCTACCTCAACATCCCGGAGGAGCTGGCCGAAGCTGTGCATCAGGCCCCCGACAACGAAGCCGCCCGGAACATCGGCATTGAGTGGTGCATCAACCAAAGCAAGGAGCTGATGGCTCACGGCGTGCCCTGCCTGCACTACTACTCCATGGGCAAGTCCGAATCCATCCGCCGGGTAGCTGCGGCCCTGTTTTAA
- a CDS encoding tetratricopeptide repeat protein — protein sequence MSALDDLFAQLRTATTPTEIEALQNGIWQLWLMSGEQRLDKEMEAGLRVLAAGDYTAAIRVFTGVIEQRPEFAEAWNKRATAYYLRGEYRASLLDIAQTLQLEPRHFGALSGWTTILQTLGDYRAALRVLRRLEALCPNMPGLQARLHDLRDQLDENL from the coding sequence ATGTCTGCCCTCGACGACCTCTTTGCCCAACTGCGCACCGCCACAACGCCCACCGAAATTGAGGCCCTGCAAAACGGTATCTGGCAGCTGTGGCTGATGAGCGGCGAACAGCGCCTGGACAAGGAAATGGAAGCCGGCCTGCGGGTGCTGGCCGCCGGCGACTATACGGCCGCCATCCGCGTTTTTACCGGCGTGATTGAGCAGCGGCCGGAGTTTGCCGAAGCCTGGAACAAGCGGGCTACGGCCTATTACCTGCGCGGCGAGTACCGCGCCTCCCTACTCGATATTGCCCAAACCCTGCAGCTGGAGCCCCGGCACTTCGGCGCTTTGTCAGGCTGGACCACGATTCTGCAGACCCTGGGCGACTACCGGGCGGCCCTGCGCGTGCTGCGCCGACTGGAGGCACTGTGCCCAAACATGCCCGGCCTGCAAGCTCGACTGCACGACCTGCGCGACCAGCTCGACGAAAATCTATAG
- a CDS encoding energy transducer TonB — protein MKKTVLIVLLACALPTVSWSQRLRKSEFESGMIEKGNKVGVWEYYAYTRDGRQVIVQKYDHTANKLVFFRPVEDVPYDVELQPGQWTRSRVDQPPMFIGGDPVLSTYTTKLVYPTVAQDRKLQGKVLVSFAIDTLGRASGHKVLMSVGGGCDEEALRVCRTIPNQWIPARKDGRAVPVVYEMPFTFKLQPVTQ, from the coding sequence ATGAAAAAAACTGTACTCATCGTACTGTTGGCTTGCGCGTTGCCAACGGTTAGCTGGTCCCAGCGTCTCCGCAAATCTGAGTTTGAGAGCGGAATGATTGAAAAAGGTAATAAAGTCGGCGTCTGGGAATACTACGCCTACACCCGGGATGGTCGGCAGGTAATCGTGCAGAAGTATGACCACACGGCCAATAAGCTGGTTTTTTTCCGCCCTGTCGAAGACGTTCCTTACGACGTGGAGCTACAGCCCGGACAGTGGACCCGCAGCCGCGTAGACCAGCCGCCGATGTTTATCGGGGGCGACCCGGTTTTGTCGACCTACACCACCAAGCTGGTGTATCCGACCGTCGCGCAGGACCGCAAGCTCCAGGGTAAAGTCCTGGTTTCCTTTGCCATCGACACCCTGGGCCGGGCTTCGGGCCATAAGGTGCTCATGAGCGTGGGCGGCGGCTGCGACGAGGAAGCTCTGCGCGTGTGCCGTACCATCCCGAATCAGTGGATTCCGGCCCGCAAGGACGGACGGGCCGTACCGGTGGTGTACGAAATGCCCTTCACGTTCAAGCTGCAGCCCGTCACGCAGTAG
- a CDS encoding N-acetylmuramoyl-L-alanine amidase: protein MLSFFYRRLWLLVLLLGNMGPVRAQALIETAETVPAVNQWLGPGDRLQVRLKGRPGQRVTFLHGQPMTELAPSLTKGQRGLYQGTYVVQPGDTLQNRPILFQVMRNDTVALATAFSKTRVRFLNPNTPQLALTKGALAYLNYGLGEDRLGGAKFGYLDSAVVLHLTGMVGNQYRVRLAENQQAWVPQDVVRLLPPGGFVPTSLTGSCSVYGDSLYDYVQVPLDARLPYRSQLLTNPTRLVVDLFGATSNTNWITQRAGIRELGDVHYEQPEPDIFRLIIPLQHAQAWGYGIEYRGTTLRIRVKRPPAKLTLRGLTIGLDAGHGGSNVGATSPSGSQEKVLTLAIAQKLRQELEKAGAKVLMTREADVSVENGSRVLRMRQLNPDLLLSIHVNSSGSTAVQGTSTYYRYVAYRPLALAIYNEILKTGLKGFGNVGSFNFNLNGPTEYPNALIETAFVSNPDDEKRLKDPAFQQQLAERIKDGVEQFLKSTQAKGPRGWLLHEPSRT from the coding sequence ATGCTTAGCTTTTTTTACCGCCGCCTCTGGCTACTCGTGCTGCTTTTGGGCAACATGGGACCAGTACGGGCTCAGGCCCTGATTGAAACCGCCGAAACCGTACCCGCCGTAAACCAGTGGCTGGGGCCCGGCGACCGGCTGCAGGTGCGGCTCAAGGGCCGGCCCGGCCAACGGGTGACGTTTCTGCACGGCCAGCCCATGACCGAACTGGCCCCTTCGCTCACCAAAGGGCAGCGCGGCCTGTACCAGGGTACCTATGTAGTGCAGCCCGGCGACACGCTGCAGAACCGGCCCATCCTGTTTCAGGTCATGCGCAACGACACGGTGGCCCTTGCCACGGCGTTTAGTAAAACCCGGGTGCGGTTTCTGAACCCGAATACGCCCCAGTTGGCCTTGACCAAAGGAGCCCTGGCCTACCTCAACTACGGCTTGGGCGAAGACCGGCTCGGTGGGGCCAAGTTTGGCTACCTCGACTCGGCCGTGGTGCTGCACCTGACGGGTATGGTGGGCAACCAGTATCGGGTACGCCTGGCCGAAAACCAGCAGGCCTGGGTGCCCCAGGACGTGGTGCGCCTGCTGCCACCCGGCGGCTTCGTGCCCACCTCCCTCACCGGCTCCTGCAGCGTGTACGGCGACTCGCTCTACGACTACGTGCAGGTGCCACTCGACGCCCGCCTGCCCTACCGCTCCCAGCTGCTGACCAACCCGACGCGGCTGGTGGTGGACCTCTTCGGGGCGACTTCCAACACTAACTGGATAACCCAGCGCGCCGGCATCCGGGAGCTGGGCGACGTGCATTACGAGCAGCCCGAGCCCGACATATTCCGCCTGATAATTCCCTTGCAGCATGCCCAGGCCTGGGGCTATGGCATTGAGTACCGTGGCACTACGCTGCGCATTCGGGTGAAACGGCCGCCGGCCAAGCTCACGCTCCGGGGCCTGACCATCGGCCTCGATGCCGGCCACGGCGGCAGCAATGTGGGCGCCACGTCGCCCAGCGGCAGCCAGGAGAAAGTGCTGACGTTGGCCATTGCCCAGAAACTGCGTCAGGAGCTGGAAAAGGCCGGGGCCAAAGTGCTGATGACCCGGGAAGCCGATGTGTCGGTGGAAAACGGCTCCCGCGTGCTGCGGATGCGCCAGCTCAACCCTGATTTGCTGCTCAGCATTCACGTTAATTCTTCGGGCAGCACCGCCGTGCAGGGTACCAGCACGTATTACCGCTACGTGGCCTACCGGCCGCTGGCCCTGGCCATCTATAATGAGATACTCAAAACCGGCCTGAAGGGCTTCGGCAACGTGGGCAGCTTCAACTTCAACCTGAACGGCCCCACCGAATACCCTAACGCCCTGATTGAAACGGCTTTCGTATCGAACCCCGACGACGAAAAGCGGCTCAAGGACCCGGCCTTTCAGCAGCAGCTGGCTGAACGCATCAAGGACGGGGTGGAGCAGTTTCTGAAGAGTACCCAGGCCAAAGGCCCCAGGGGCTGGCTGCTGCACGAGCCCAGCCGTACGTAA
- a CDS encoding L-lactate MFS transporter → MADSFLDRSRTIAPPGYNRWLVPPAALAIHLAIGQAYAFSVFNKPLGALISGNVDKPAAEDWTPGQIGWTFSIAIVLLGLSAAIFGKWLERVGPRKAMLAASLCFGGGFLLGSLGVHLHNIWLLYFGYGVVGGIGLGIGYISPVSTLIKWFPDRKGVATGMAIMGFGGGAMIGSPLANNLMAHFKDSAPMGVAPTFIVMGLIYLVFMQFGVWTIRVPADDWKPAGYVPSTEHSALITTGNVSADNAIKTPQFWLLWVVLLANVTAGIGVLETASPLIQETFSDSAMGQGRGVTAAAAAGFVGLLSLFNLLGRFFWSSASDKLGRKVTYAIYFGLGIALYALIPSLGRSLQLTLFVVVACVIISMYGGGFATIPAYLSDLFGKYQVGAIHGRLLTAWSTAGVLGPLIVHNLHEGAKAKGLTGAAAYQNVFYTMAGVLVLGLLANLAVTAVKDQYYEKGDVTPEAGGH, encoded by the coding sequence ATGGCCGATTCTTTTCTGGACCGCAGCCGCACCATTGCCCCGCCGGGCTACAACCGCTGGCTCGTGCCGCCCGCTGCTCTGGCTATTCACTTGGCCATCGGGCAGGCCTATGCCTTTAGCGTGTTCAACAAACCCCTGGGTGCCCTTATCAGCGGCAACGTGGACAAGCCCGCCGCCGAGGACTGGACCCCGGGCCAGATTGGCTGGACGTTTTCCATTGCCATTGTGCTGCTGGGCCTCTCGGCGGCTATTTTCGGCAAGTGGCTAGAGCGTGTCGGTCCGCGCAAGGCCATGCTGGCCGCTTCATTGTGCTTCGGTGGCGGTTTTCTGCTAGGCTCTTTGGGCGTGCATCTGCACAACATCTGGCTGCTGTACTTCGGCTACGGCGTGGTGGGCGGCATCGGGCTGGGCATTGGCTACATTTCGCCGGTTAGCACCCTCATCAAGTGGTTTCCGGACCGCAAGGGTGTAGCTACCGGCATGGCCATCATGGGCTTCGGTGGCGGGGCCATGATTGGCTCCCCGCTGGCCAACAACCTGATGGCCCACTTTAAGGATTCGGCCCCGATGGGCGTGGCACCCACGTTTATCGTGATGGGCCTGATCTACTTGGTCTTCATGCAGTTCGGCGTCTGGACCATCCGGGTACCGGCTGACGACTGGAAGCCCGCCGGCTACGTGCCCAGCACCGAGCACAGCGCCCTGATTACGACCGGCAACGTCTCGGCCGATAACGCCATTAAAACCCCGCAGTTCTGGCTGCTGTGGGTGGTGCTGCTGGCCAACGTTACGGCTGGTATCGGCGTGCTCGAAACGGCCTCACCTCTGATCCAGGAAACCTTCTCCGACTCGGCTATGGGCCAGGGCCGGGGCGTAACGGCAGCGGCAGCAGCTGGCTTCGTGGGCTTGCTGAGCTTGTTCAATCTGCTGGGCCGCTTTTTCTGGTCGTCGGCTTCCGACAAGCTGGGTCGCAAAGTCACCTACGCCATTTACTTCGGCCTGGGCATTGCCCTCTATGCCCTGATTCCCAGCCTGGGCCGCAGCCTGCAGCTGACGTTGTTTGTGGTGGTAGCCTGCGTGATTATCAGCATGTACGGCGGCGGCTTTGCGACCATTCCGGCCTACCTGTCCGATTTATTTGGCAAGTATCAGGTAGGCGCCATTCACGGCCGCCTGCTCACGGCCTGGAGCACGGCTGGTGTGCTGGGCCCGCTCATTGTGCACAACCTGCATGAGGGCGCCAAAGCCAAGGGCCTGACCGGTGCGGCAGCTTACCAGAACGTTTTTTACACCATGGCCGGTGTGTTGGTGCTGGGTTTGCTGGCCAACCTGGCTGTGACGGCCGTGAAGGACCAATACTACGAAAAAGGCGACGTGACGCCCGAGGCCGGCGGCCACTAA
- a CDS encoding MFS transporter small subunit — METKTTSQAAEKPALGGSVVLAWLYVGIPLAWGVSQTFIKALALFK, encoded by the coding sequence ATGGAAACCAAAACAACCTCTCAAGCTGCCGAAAAACCCGCGCTCGGCGGTTCGGTGGTCCTGGCCTGGCTCTACGTGGGCATTCCGCTGGCCTGGGGCGTGTCGCAAACCTTTATCAAGGCGCTGGCCCTGTTTAAATAA
- a CDS encoding putative signal transducing protein: protein MTSQPAEDRIVVLESFADPITAHLAKSRLEAEQIPCFLTNENLVSLNRLYGPASGGVRLHVREQDVAAAVEILRYETVPMTVTRADDEPQPDIVHCPKCDSTDVAFGPATRNTYSFPMLMLSVLLGYPLRGKRYHCFHCRHEFKRSEAVIE, encoded by the coding sequence ATGACCTCCCAGCCCGCCGAGGACCGCATTGTGGTGCTTGAGTCCTTCGCCGACCCCATCACGGCCCACTTGGCCAAAAGCCGCCTGGAAGCCGAGCAGATTCCCTGCTTTCTGACCAACGAAAATTTGGTGTCGCTCAACCGCCTCTACGGGCCGGCGTCGGGCGGGGTGCGCCTGCACGTGCGGGAGCAGGACGTGGCCGCCGCCGTCGAGATTCTGCGCTACGAAACCGTGCCGATGACCGTCACGCGCGCCGACGACGAGCCCCAGCCCGACATCGTGCACTGCCCCAAGTGTGACTCCACCGACGTCGCCTTCGGCCCCGCCACCCGCAACACCTACAGCTTTCCCATGCTCATGCTTTCCGTGCTGCTGGGCTACCCCTTGCGTGGCAAACGCTACCACTGCTTCCACTGCCGCCACGAGTTCAAACGCTCGGAAGCGGTGATTGAGTGA
- a CDS encoding molybdopterin molybdotransferase MoeA — MISVEEATRRVLATARPLPTETIPLTQAVGRVLQQPLHADRDFPPFHRVAMDGIALAFEAVAAGQTTFPISATQLAGMPPQPLSNTQTAVEIMTGAALPPGTDTVVRYEDLQFHEVNGQRVAALQVAPPQVGHNVHHQASDREAGDLLLPSGVKLSPAEIAVAATIGAHELQVARRLRVAVVSTGDELVELTQTPLPHQIRRSNAYMVQAALQEAGAESEAFHFNDDQNALRQELPLLLDSFDALVLSGGVSKGQADFLPAMLQELGVTQLFHEVQQRPGKPFWFGEKAGGAVVFALPGNPVSTFVNFYQYVRPWLHRCQQPHYKQPRPTALLATDFTFMPRITYFLPVRLEIAPYGHLLAHPQKIGGSGDLASLLHCDGFLRLPAESTEFKAGDAFPLVRFR; from the coding sequence ATGATTTCTGTCGAAGAAGCTACCCGCCGCGTGCTGGCCACGGCCCGGCCCCTGCCCACCGAAACCATCCCCCTGACCCAGGCCGTGGGCCGCGTATTGCAGCAGCCCCTGCACGCCGACCGCGACTTTCCGCCTTTCCACCGCGTGGCCATGGATGGTATTGCCCTGGCGTTTGAGGCCGTCGCCGCGGGCCAGACTACCTTTCCCATTAGTGCCACCCAACTGGCTGGTATGCCGCCCCAGCCGCTGAGTAACACCCAAACGGCCGTCGAAATTATGACTGGCGCCGCCCTGCCACCCGGCACCGATACGGTGGTGCGCTACGAGGATTTGCAGTTTCATGAAGTGAACGGACAGCGGGTGGCGGCCTTGCAGGTGGCACCGCCCCAGGTCGGCCACAACGTGCATCATCAGGCCTCCGACCGGGAAGCTGGCGACTTGCTGCTACCCAGCGGGGTGAAACTGAGCCCGGCCGAAATTGCGGTGGCGGCTACCATCGGGGCCCACGAGTTGCAAGTGGCGCGGCGGTTGCGGGTGGCCGTGGTCAGTACCGGCGACGAGCTGGTAGAGCTGACCCAAACGCCTTTGCCCCACCAGATTCGGCGCTCTAATGCCTACATGGTGCAGGCCGCCCTGCAGGAAGCCGGAGCCGAGAGTGAGGCGTTTCACTTCAACGACGACCAAAACGCGTTGCGCCAGGAGTTGCCGCTGCTGCTGGATTCCTTCGATGCCTTGGTGTTGAGTGGGGGCGTGTCCAAAGGCCAAGCCGACTTTCTGCCAGCCATGCTGCAGGAGCTGGGCGTCACTCAGCTTTTCCACGAAGTACAGCAGCGGCCGGGCAAGCCGTTCTGGTTTGGCGAAAAAGCCGGGGGAGCGGTGGTGTTTGCCTTGCCCGGCAACCCAGTTTCCACCTTCGTCAATTTCTACCAGTACGTGCGGCCCTGGCTGCACCGTTGCCAGCAGCCCCATTACAAACAGCCCCGACCTACCGCCCTGCTGGCCACCGACTTCACCTTCATGCCCCGTATTACCTACTTCCTGCCCGTGCGCCTGGAAATAGCGCCCTACGGCCATCTGCTGGCCCATCCCCAGAAAATCGGCGGCTCCGGCGACCTGGCTTCCCTGCTGCACTGCGACGGTTTCCTGCGCCTGCCTGCTGAATCTACCGAGTTCAAAGCCGGCGACGCTTTTCCCCTGGTGCGGTTTCGGTAA